The proteins below are encoded in one region of Sminthopsis crassicaudata isolate SCR6 chromosome 1, ASM4859323v1, whole genome shotgun sequence:
- the WIZ gene encoding protein Wiz isoform X12: MEGPPGGGTAPPPRPAVPERPPSLVLRSESEEDVEAEDGEEGSPVSALYPVRPLGPRSLEGLRDLQDNDGVAVANFDPSTFSLMRCEFCGAGFDTRAGLSSHARAHLRDFGITNWELTISPINILKELLAASAERPVLVAPGPGEPGSPGCEREMLGFGPPSLMTLSECRGRGSPLSPFPQAWGDELGPIYRDVLASEEEEMVAMELASPPLPKKSLPPGQLDQTASRLGNKMSPEIPHGSKQEPPDLKAQNLTTCEVCGACFETRKGLSSHARSHLRQLGVAESESSGAPIDLLYELMKQKGKPDSSPLPLPLAKKSGSPKEATASPRPGLLTLSKAVDRSPDIPINKAIKSPPGFSSKGLSHPPGSPLLKKVPPALSGSPPPKNPEDKSPKLPLSPLSGSPKAQWPQPEDEGPLNLSELGFFKLALDSDSGRELDCQLCGAWFETRKGLSSHARAHLRHLGVSDPDAKGSPIDVLHELIKSDGFQTRLPAEREVLAEPGRSGFSALRPSATALSLLSPPPAKKPKPRASGEASLRGKQDLSASIFWASDVELSPLNLSSGPEPVRDIRCEFCGEFFENRKGLSSHARSHLRQMGVTEWYVNGSPIDTLREILKRRTQPRAGGPPNPTLPGPKGLAKAMGGGPGSSLEARSASELHVPPSAKKLQPSSSPLGHSPTTSPPPTARKMFPGLPPPSLQKKLKPDQMRMEIKREMLAGSLHSEGHPSDGPWSPREDMAPLNLSSRAEPVRDIRCEFCGEFFENRKGLSSHARSHLRQMGVTEWSVNGSPIDTLREILKKKAKPCLIKKEPATGELPSPLGEDGPKSPGKVLQALSLTPLPGRPGKPGPGSANIPREMTLSPLATKPSAGFLTPLTAKRPLPDDRLLAGELKPKTYIQTELPFKTKTIHDKSSHTSSEACCELCGLYFENRKALASHARAHLRQFGVTEWCVNGSPIETLSEWIKHRPQKVGAYRSYIQGGRPFTKKFRNSGHGRDGDKRVPLTLAPNSLALMNKHLGSEFGPGEASRTGDGGERPLASSPLALVKAEEHQRQNINKFERRQARPLDATPSRGEEASDFQQKLEEVRQPPPRVRPVPSLVPRPPQTSLVKFVGNIYTLKCRFCEVEFQGPLSIQEEWVRHLQRHILEMNFSKAEPRPVEPEAPEAQTVAEAQ; encoded by the exons TTGCCAACTTTGACCCCAGCACATTCAGCTTGATGCGCTGTGAGTTCTGTGGAGCAGGCTTTGACACCCGAGCAGGCCTTTCTAGCCATGCCCGAGCTCACCTGCGTGACTTTGGCATTACCAACTGGGAGCTCACCATTTCACCTATCAATATTCTCAAGGAGCTGCTGGCAGCATCGGCAGAGCGCCCTGTGTTGGTAGCCCCAGGCCCGGGGGAGCCTGGATCCCCAGGCTGTGAGAGGGAGATGCTGGGCTTTGGCCCACCCAGCCTGATGACTTTGTCGGAATGCAGAGGACGGGGCTCACCACTCTCTCCATTTCCCCAAGCCTGGGGTGATGAGTTGGGGCCAATCTACCGAGATG TTCTGGCCTCTGAGGAAGAAGAGATGGTGGCTATGGAGCTGGCCTCACCCCCACTCCCAAAGAAGAGTCTTCCCCCAGGGCAGCTGGATCAAACTGCCAGCAGGTTGGGTAACAAGATGTCGCCAGAGATTCCCCACGGGAGCAAACAAGAACCCCCAGACCTCAAAG CTCAGAATCTGACAACATGTGAGGTGTGTGGTGCTTGTTTTGAGACCCGAAAAGGCCTTTCCAGCCATGCGCGCTCCCACCTGCGTCAGCTAGGGGTGGCTGAGTCTGAAAGTAGCGGAGCCCCCATCGACCTGCTGTACGAGCTgatgaaacagaaaggaaaaccTGACAGCAGCCCCCTGCCCCTACCCCTGGCCAAGAAATCGGGCTCCCCAAAGGAGGCAACTGCCTCTCCCCGCCCAGGCCTGTTGACCCTCAGCAAGGCAGTTGACAGATCCCCTGATATCCCCATCAACAAGGCCATCAAGTCACCCCCTGGCTTCTCATCCAAGGGCCTCTCCCACCCACCAGGCTCCCCTCTCCTCAAGAAGGTGCCGCCTGCTTTGTCGGGGTCCCCCCCACCCAAGAACCCTGAGGACAAGAGCCCCAAGCTGCCCCTGAGCCCCCTGTCAGGCTCCCCGAAGGCGCAGTGGCCCCAACCAGAGGATGAGGGGCCCCTGAACCTCAGTGAGTTGGGATTTTTTAAGCTGG CTTTAGATAGTGATTCGGGCAGAGAGCTTGATTGCCAGTTGTGCGGGGCCTGGTTTGAGACCAGAAAGGGCCTGTCCAGTCACGCCAGAGCCCACCTGCGCCACCTGGGGGTGAGCGACCCGGATGCCAAGGGATCCCCCATAGACGTGCTTCACGAGCTCATCAAGAGCGACGGCTTCCAGACCCGCCTCCCAGCAGAGCGGGAGGTGCTGGCAGAGCCTGGGCGGTCTGGCTTTTCGGCCCTCCGGCCCTCGGCCACGGCTCTCTCACTGCTCTCCCCCCCGCCCGCCAAGAAGCCCAAACCGAGGGCGTCGGGTGAGGCCAGCCTTCGGGGGAAGCAGGATCTCTCTGCCAGCATATTCTGGGCCTCAGACGTGGAGCTGTCTCCTCTCAATCTCT CATCAGGCCCAGAGCCAGTCAGGGACATCCGTTGTGAGTTTTGTGGTGAGTTCTTTGAGAATCGAAAAGGCCTGTCAAGCCACGCACGCTCCCATCTGCGGCAGATGGGAGTAACAGAGTGGTATGTCAATGGCTCGCCCATTGACACCCTGAGAGAAATCCTGAAGCGCCGGACCCAGCCTCGGGCTGGAGGACCTCCCAACCCAACCTTGCCAGGCCCAAAGGGACTGGCCAAGGCAATGGGTGGGGGACCCGGTAGCTCTCTGGAGGCCCGAAGTGCTTCAGAGCTGCATGTACCGCCCTCTGCCAAGAAACTGCAGCCATCCAGCAGCCCCCTGGGCCACTCACCAACCACCTCTCCACCTCCAACTGCTCGGAAGATGTTCCCTGGTCTgccacctccctccctccagaagaaattaaagcctgATCAAATGCGGATGGAGATCAAACGGGAGATGTTGGCTGGAAGCCTGCACAGTGAAGGACACCCATCTGATGGACCCTGGTCACCACGTGAGGACATGGCGCCCCTGAATCTAT CTTCCCGGGCTGAGCCAGTCCGGGACATCCGCTGTGAATTCTGTGGTGAATTCTTTGAGAACCGAAAGGGCCTGTCAAGCCATGCACGCTCTCACCTGCGGCAGATGGGGGTAACTGAGTGGTCAGTTAATGGTTCACCCATTGATACTCTTCGAGAGATCCTGAAGAAAAAGGCCAAACCGTGTCTTATTAAGAAGGAACCTGCCACAGGCGAACTGCCCTCACCCTTGGGTGAGGATGGGCCCAAATCCCCTGGAAAGGTGCTTCAGGCCCTGTCTTTGACCCCATTGCCTGGTCGTCCTGGCAAACCGGGGCCTGGCTCTGCCAACATACCCCGGGAGATGACCCTTTCTCCTCTTGCCACCAAACCGTCTGCTGGTTTTCTCACCCCTTTGACGGCAAAGCGGCCGTTGCCTGATGACCGACTTCTCGCTGGGGAATTGAAGCCTAAGACCTATATACAGACAGAGCTGCCCTTCAAGACCAAGACCATTCATGACAAAAGCTCACACACTT CCAGTGAAGCCTGTTGTGAGCTATGTGGTCTCTATTTTGAGAATCGTAAGGCACTGGCCAGTCATGCTCGGGCTCACCTGCGGCAATTTGGAGTGACAGAATGGTGTGTGAATGGCTCCCCAATTGAGACCTTGAGTGAGTGGATCAAGCACAGACCCCAGAAGGTGGGGGCCTACCGCAGCTATATTCAAGGTGGCCGGCCCTTCACCAAGAAGTTCCGTAATTCAGGCCACGGACGAGATGGGGACAAACGAGTGCCCCTCACCTTGGCTCCCAATAGCCTCGCCCTGATGAATAAGCACCTGGGGAGTGAATTTGGGCCTGGAGAAGCTAGCCGGACTGGAGATGGTGGTGAACGACCCCTGGCATCCTCACCTCTTGCATTGGTGAAAGCAGAGGAACACCAGCGTCAGAATATCAATA AATTTGAGCGCAGACAAGCCCGACCTCTGGATGCAACCCCTTCTCGGGGTGAGGAGGCCAGTGACTTTCAGCAGAAACTGGAAGAAGTGCGACAGCCACCTCCTAGAGTAAGGCCTGTCCCCTCACTGGTCCCCCGCCCTCCCCAGACGTCATTGGTGAAATTTGTGGGCAACATCTACACTCTGAAATGCAG GTTCTGCGAAGTGGAGTTCCAGGGTCCCCTCTCCATCCAGGAGGAGTGGGTTCGGCATCTCCAGAGGCACATCCTGGAAATGAACTTCTCCAAAGCGGAGCCCCGGCCTGTGGAGCCTGAGGCCCCAGAGGCACAGACAGTGGCAGAGGCCCAGTAA